A DNA window from Engraulis encrasicolus isolate BLACKSEA-1 chromosome 3, IST_EnEncr_1.0, whole genome shotgun sequence contains the following coding sequences:
- the gck gene encoding hexokinase-4, which yields MLCVSTCLDQPLVMPIQYRSILERILMVDQILSEFQLKTEELREVMSRMQQEMERGLRLETHSEASVKMLPTYVRSTPEGSEVGDFLALDLGGTNFRVMLVKVGKDEEKGWKVETKHQMYSIPQDAMTGTAEMLFDYIAECISDFLDKHQIKHKKLPLGFTFSFPVRHEDLDKGILLNWTKGFKASGAEGNNVVGLLRDAIKRRGDFEMDVVAMVNDTVATMISCYYEDRSCEVGMIVGTGCNACYMEEMRTVELVEGEEGRMCVNTEWGAFGANGELEEFRLEYDRVVDETSLNPGEQLYEKLIGGKYMGELVRLVLLKLVNEDLLFNGEASDILKTRGSFETRFVSQIESDAGDRKQIFNILSMLGVLPSELDCDIVRLACERVSTRAAHMCGAGLAGVINRMRERRSQEALKITVGVDGSVYKLHPRFQERFHNIVRELTPNCDITFIQSEEGSGRGAALISAVACKMAACMLSH from the exons GTGGACCAGATCCTGTCTGAGTTCCAGCTGAAGACGGAGGAGTTGCGTGAGGTGATGAGTAGAATGCAGCAGGAGATGGAGCGCGGTCTGCGACTGGAGACCCACAGCGAGGCCAGCGTCAAGATGCTGCCCACCTACGTGCGCTCCACCCCCGAGGGCTCAG AGGTGGGTGACTTCCTAGCGCTGGACCTAGGTGGCACCAACTTCCGGGTGATGCTGGTCAAGGTGGGCAAGGACGAGGAGAAGGGCTGGAAGGTGGAGACCAAGCACCAGATGTACTCCATTCCACAGGACGCCATGACGGGCACTGCGGAGATG CTCTTTGACTACATTGCTGAGTGCATCTCAGACTTCCTGGACAAACACCAAATCAAACACAAGAAGCTTCCTCTGGGGTTCACCTTCTCCTTCCCTGTGCGGCACGAGGACCTTGATAAG GGCATTCTTTTGAACTGGACCAAAGGCTTCAAGGCTTCGGGAGCAGAGGGGAACAACGTGGTGGGACTATTAAGAGACGCCATCAAGAGGAGAGGG GACTTTGAAATGGATGTGGTGGCCATGGTGAATGATACAGTAGCCACCATGATCTCCTGCTACTATGAAGACCGCAGCTGTGAAGTGGGCATGATTGTTG gtactGGTTGTAATGCGTGCTACATGGAGGAAATGCGGACAGTGGAGTTGGTGGAGGGCGAGGAGGGTCGTATGTGTGTGAACACAGAGTGGGGAGCCTTTGGGGCCAACGGCGAGCTGGAAGAGTTCCGTCTCGAGTACGACCGCGTCGTGGACGAGACGTCCCTCAACCCAGGAGAGCAGCT GTATGAGAAGCTGATTGGTGGCAAATACATGGGGGAGCTGGTGCGACTGGTGCTGCTAAAGCTGGTCAACGAGGATCTGCTCTTCAACGGTGAAGCGTCCGACATCCTCAAGACCAGAGGAAGCTTTGAGACACGTTTTGTCTCGCAGATTGAGAG TGACGCCGGGGACAGGAAACAGATCTTCAACATCCTCAGCATGCTGGGTGTGCTGCCGTCTGAGCTGGACTGTGACATCGTGCGGCtggcgtgcgagcgtgtgtccaCCCGAGCGGCCCACATGTGCGGGGCAGGCCTGGCGGGCGTCATTAACCGCATGAGGGAGCGGCGCAGCCAGGAGGCGCTAAAGATCACCGTCGGCGTGGATGGATCCGTCTACAAGCTGCATCCACG CTTCCAAGAAAGATTTCACAACATTGTGCGGGAGCTGACACCAAACTGTGACATAACCTTCATCCAATCGGAAGAGGGAAGTGGACGAGGTGCTGCATTGATCTCTGCAGTGGCTTGCAAGATGGCGGCCTGCATGTTGTCCCACTAA
- the LOC134446108 gene encoding synaptobrevin homolog YKT6-like isoform X2 codes for MKLFSISVLFKGATSSKPNLLKAAYDLSSFSFFQRSSVQEFMAFTCSLIVERSASGSRSSVKEKDYMCHTYIRDDGLSVVVVADSEYPQRVAFSLIDKVLDEFTRLIDSSFWGTRSPDTIHYTGLDPYLAKYQNPREADALTKVQAEVEETKVILHNTMESLLQRGEKLDDLVARSEQLGDTSKAFYKTARKHNSCCKMM; via the exons ATGAAGCTTTTCAGCATTAGTGTGCTCTTCAAAGGAGCAACTAGTTCTAAACCAAATCTACTGAAAGCTGCCTACGACTTGTCATCTTTCAGTTTCTTTCAAAGATCAAG CGTTCAAGAGTTCATGGCATTTACCTGTTCCTTGATTGTTGAACGGTCAGCAAGTGGCAGTCGATCCTCTGTGAAAGAAAAAG ATTATATGTGCCATACGTACATCCGAGATGATGGTCTCAGCGTGGTGGTGGTCGCTGACAGCGAGTACCCACAGAGGGTAGCCTTCTCACTTATAGATAAG GTGTTGGATGAGTTTACCAGGCTGATTGATTCCTCTTTTTGGGGCACTCGATCTCCtgatacaatacattacactggaCTGGATCCTTACCTCGCTAAATACCAG AATCCCAGAGAAGCCGATGCACTCACAAAAGTCCAGGCTGAAGTTGAAGAGACCAAAGTTATTTTG CACAACACTATGGAGTCTCTGCTGCAGAGGGGAGAGAAGCTGGATGACCTTGTGGCCAGATCAGAGCAACTGGGCGACACATCCAAGGCCTTCTACAAGACT gCACGCAAGCACAATTCCTGCTGTAAGATGATGTGA
- the LOC134446108 gene encoding synaptobrevin homolog YKT6-like isoform X1, translating to MKLFSISVLFKGATSSKPNLLKAAYDLSSFSFFQRSSVQEFMAFTCSLIVERSASGSRSSVKEKDYMCHTYIRDDGLSVVVVADSEYPQRVAFSLIDKVLDEFTRLIDSSFWGTRSPDTIHYTGLDPYLAKYQNPREADALTKVQAEVEETKVILHNTMESLLQRGEKLDDLVARSEQLGDTSKAFYKTARKHNSCSQLFVRADFIPLTGSRKKQYGCLI from the exons ATGAAGCTTTTCAGCATTAGTGTGCTCTTCAAAGGAGCAACTAGTTCTAAACCAAATCTACTGAAAGCTGCCTACGACTTGTCATCTTTCAGTTTCTTTCAAAGATCAAG CGTTCAAGAGTTCATGGCATTTACCTGTTCCTTGATTGTTGAACGGTCAGCAAGTGGCAGTCGATCCTCTGTGAAAGAAAAAG ATTATATGTGCCATACGTACATCCGAGATGATGGTCTCAGCGTGGTGGTGGTCGCTGACAGCGAGTACCCACAGAGGGTAGCCTTCTCACTTATAGATAAG GTGTTGGATGAGTTTACCAGGCTGATTGATTCCTCTTTTTGGGGCACTCGATCTCCtgatacaatacattacactggaCTGGATCCTTACCTCGCTAAATACCAG AATCCCAGAGAAGCCGATGCACTCACAAAAGTCCAGGCTGAAGTTGAAGAGACCAAAGTTATTTTG CACAACACTATGGAGTCTCTGCTGCAGAGGGGAGAGAAGCTGGATGACCTTGTGGCCAGATCAGAGCAACTGGGCGACACATCCAAGGCCTTCTACAAGACT gCACGCAAGCACAATTCCTGCT CACAACTGTTTGTTAGAGCAGATTTTATCCCATTAACTGGtagcagaaaaaaacaatatgGATGTCTCATATGA